The segment TCTATAGAGTTGTCATCACAGAGCCCCAATGAAATAAGAACATCTCTTATTGAATTTTCTTCCAACCCTCAGTCTCCTTCTGTTGAGGATAGGGGATAAGCCATCTACTCATTAGAGAGAGTAGGGACGGCAGTATCGTTGTCATGATTTACCGCCTCAGGATAGGCATAGACTACGGCACCGGAAACACTGCCTCCGGCATCAGTATAAGGAATGCCGTCAACGCAAAAATGCCTGATCTCACCTGATGGCAGCCGCCTGCACAATGTGATATTACGGTGGGGCTTACCCGCTTTTATAAAATTGGAGATTGCTGCATTTCCGTTTTCACTAAAAACCTCAAAAAACGGCTTTCCCTTTTGCTCATCCAAAGGAGAGCCTGTTTCCTCTACCGCACCCCTGTTAGCACTTACAATGATTCCGGCTTTGTCTAAAACCCAGATTCCGGCCGGTATTGAATTTAAAATAAGGTCTATTTCCATGTTTTTCTTCTGAAATTGCTCCTCCAGCTCCTTTTTCCTCTGGATGTCCTCCACTATATACAGCAGATTGGCAGGGGAACTCTCAACCCCGTAAATAAGCGACACTGTTATCTGCCCCCAACAATATCCACCGGTTTTTCTCAAATAACGCGATTCCATTGTGTAGTGGTTTCTGTAGCCGGCTAAGATTTCATTAAAATAATTTTTTGCCGTTTCTATATCTTCAGGGTGGGTAAGATCATAAACAAACCGCCCTATAATATCCTTAGGTTTATAACCAAGCATTTTCTGAAATGTGGTATTTGAATTAATAATCTTACCGTTTATTTCTGTAATAATAATGCCGGCCACGTTTCTTTCAAACATTGCTTTAAAAAACTCTTTCTGTTTGATTTCTTTTATAACGGTATCCTTAAGCGTTTTCTCTATGGCTGTAAGTTTAGATATGTCCATATCGGAACACATAACACGAGTTGGCTTGCCTTCCCTGCCGCAGTATATTTTACCTCTTGCAAGCATCCACAGAGTTGAGCCGTCTTTGTGTTTTAGTCTGTGTTTGATTTCAAAATTCGATAGGCATTTATCCATTGCTTTTAGTAATTCGCTTTTAAAGTAGTCAACATCATCAGGATTGATAAGACTGTAGAGAGCTTTCATCGAGTTTTCAATCTCATCGCCCCCATAGCCTGCCATTTTTTTCAGATTAGCGTCAATAAACACATCCCCCGTGTCTATGTCCCAATCCCATATCCCGATATCCCCTGCTCTTGAGGCCAAAGCATAACGCTCAGCGCTTTCCTTCAATTTTTTTTCCATACCATGCTTAAAAAGGGCCATCTCTATTGCGGCATAAAGCGCCCTGTCATCAAATGGTTTGAGGATGTAACCAAACGGTCCCGTTACTTTTGCCCTCTTTAACAATTGATCGTCTGAATAGGATGTTATAAATATTACAGGTATATCATAATGGTGCTGGATTTCAGTTGCCGCCTCTATACCGTCAATATCACCGATGAGCTTTATATCCATAAGA is part of the Nitrospirae bacterium YQR-1 genome and harbors:
- a CDS encoding PAS domain S-box protein, with product MAKGRVFIVDDEVIISHDMKVTLMGLGYDVVGLAATGQDAIDRASELRPDLILMDIKLIGDIDGIEAATEIQHHYDIPVIFITSYSDDQLLKRAKVTGPFGYILKPFDDRALYAAIEMALFKHGMEKKLKESAERYALASRAGDIGIWDWDIDTGDVFIDANLKKMAGYGGDEIENSMKALYSLINPDDVDYFKSELLKAMDKCLSNFEIKHRLKHKDGSTLWMLARGKIYCGREGKPTRVMCSDMDISKLTAIEKTLKDTVIKEIKQKEFFKAMFERNVAGIIITEINGKIINSNTTFQKMLGYKPKDIIGRFVYDLTHPEDIETAKNYFNEILAGYRNHYTMESRYLRKTGGYCWGQITVSLIYGVESSPANLLYIVEDIQRKKELEEQFQKKNMEIDLILNSIPAGIWVLDKAGIIVSANRGAVEETGSPLDEQKGKPFFEVFSENGNAAISNFIKAGKPHRNITLCRRLPSGEIRHFCVDGIPYTDAGGSVSGAVVYAYPEAVNHDNDTAVPTLSNE